A section of the Struthio camelus isolate bStrCam1 chromosome 18, bStrCam1.hap1, whole genome shotgun sequence genome encodes:
- the PPP1R3D gene encoding protein phosphatase 1 regulatory subunit 3D, which yields MEVRGPRRSPSYLSNLYQNMLQAEAEPGRGQQRPQAVHTSSSVSLLSSIPAKGGSQPNRPQSSTATSCDPALRPIIRRRARSLPTSPERRKRAGVQCRVPGCEGRTNRVRFADALGLELTEVKVFQTGEDPSIPLHVLSRLSINSDLWGSSLDLEFTMQCLVPDFQQPADCMDFSARLQEQQVCLERVTNSDLGLSGTIQVCNIAFEKQVSVRYTFNQWKSLHEVCAHWHSSIPEKNGQAQVDVFTFFLPVPPFLLHLCSVVQFAARYRVNGQEYWDNNRGNNYSFTCRNYPLKMPRECEESWIHFI from the coding sequence ATGGAGGTACGTGGTCCTCGGAGGAGTCCCAGCTACCTCTCCAATCTCTATCAGAACATGTTACAGGCTGAGGCAGAGCCGGGACGAGGGCAGCAGCGGCCCCAGGCAGTTCACACAAGTAGCAGCGTGAGTCTTCTGAGCAGTATCCCGGCCAAGGGGGGCTCGCAACCAAATCGGCCTCAGAGTAGCACTGCCACCAGCTGCGATCCAGCTTTACGGCCTATCATACGCCGCCGAGCGAGGTCTTTGCCTACATCACCTGAAAGAAGAAAGCGAGCAGGAGTGCAGTGCCGAGTTCCAGGATGCGAGGGTCGTACGAACAGGGTGAGATTTGCTGATGCTTTGGGCTTGGAGCTGACTGAAGTGAAAGTCTTCCAGACTGGAGAGGATCCGTCAATCCCCTTGCATGTCCTTTCCAGGCTCTCCATAAACTCAGACCTCTGGGGCAGTAGCTTGGACCTGGAGTTCACCATGCAGTGCTTGGTCCCTGACTTCCAGCAGCCTGCAGACTGTATGGATTTCTCTGCCCGACTTCAGGAGCAGCAGGTGTGTCTTGAACGAGTGACCAATTCAGATTTGGGGCTCAGTGGCACCATCCAAGTTTGTAATATTGCTTTTGAGAAGCAGGTATCTGTGCGATACACCTTCAACCAGTGGAAAAGCCTCCATGAAGTGTGTGCTCATTGGCATAGCAGCATCCCTGAGAAAAACGGGCAAGCTCAGGTtgatgttttcactttttttctccctgtacctcctttcctccttcatcTGTGCTCTGTAGTCCAATTTGCAGCAAGATACAGAGTCAATGGGCAGGAATATTGGGATAACAACAGAGGCAACAACTACAGTTTTACCTGCCGGAATTACCCCCTTAAGATGCCTAGAGAATGTGAGGAGAGCTGGATCCACTTCATCTAA
- the FAM217B gene encoding protein FAM217B isoform X1: MGPGIQEHPLLLRSGTPEKESQINENHKGTVNYSGGKSHLSTKGLKKQISHVRSSGRLGKNISNATEKTSHDTQDDNQPCIFYKERNQLGDHIQPSRTMSVCTSLHRVQGSKRSVSERKQSESVLHRIPPSMKGSSQGSFRRAKDVPMQHCYCSKNKQLENTHKEHVAEAGPCSSKWQEASVDQMLLDFESVRIIKEDAEDDSASDLSDSERIPVPPSPCTPPELILRAEEIDPVCLEHVLDTGFKESEYYYPDFLPPPFNSWDLKQLAIFVTVEGKTEFRPKPAGFLEKYIDRLLQLEWLQMQTVQNEKGKTAKVRPQTAPSSIRTLKSPGKGKVLPSPLPSKQAIPQESITKLPTSYSGHRRDAYCEENCQMHAQPGHFSESMGRALSSQRNSGEVRSELRKKPTAKQQLLNTQPSENSSKIQGIGNIRPPKQTPVFHGSAAPTKGLKTYSCTNPKKNGNANNYVPCKKITGDRKMKTNGTKQTSRKFK; this comes from the exons ATGGGACCAGGCATTCAGGAACATCCTTTATTACTGCGCAGCGGGACACCGGAAAAGGAAAGCCAAATCAATGAAAACCACAAAGGAACGGTAAA TTACAGCGGTGGAAAAAGCCATCTGAGTACCAAAGGACTAAAGAAACAAATTTCTCATGTGAGATCTTCTGGAAGATTAGGCAAAAATATATCAAATGCCACTGAAAAG ACTTCCCATGACACTCAGGACGATAACCAACCATGTATTTTTTACAAGGAAAGAAACCAGCTGGGTGACCACATTCAGCCAAGCAG aACGATGAGCGTTTGCACCTCATTGCACAGAGTACAAGGATCAAAGAGGAGTgtctcagaaagaaaacaaagcgaATCTGTGCTGCACAGGATCCCTCCTAGCATGAAGGGCAGCTCACAAGGTAGCTTCAGGAGGGCAAAAGATGTCCCGATGCAACACTGTTATTGCAGTAAGAACAAACAGTTAGAAAACACTCATAAAGAACATGTTGCTGAAGCTGGTCCATGCTCTTCTAAATGGCAAGAAGCATCTGTAGATCAGATGCTTCTCGATTTTGAATCGGTACGAATTATTAAAGAAGATGCTGAAGATGATAGTGCCAGTGACCTTTCTGATTCAGAAAGGATTCCCGTTCCTCCATCTCCCTGCACACCACCAGAACTCATTCTCAGAGCTGAAGAAATTGATCCAGTTTGTTTGGAACATGTCCTTGATACAGGGTTTAAAGAATCAGAATATTATTACCCAGACTTCCTCCCACCCCCTTTCAACTCCTGGGATTTGAAGCAGCTGGCCATCTTTGTTACTGTAGAGGGTAAAACTGAATTTCGACCGAAGCCAGCAGGATTTCTTGAGAAATACATTGATCGTCTTTTGCAGCTGGAATGGCTGCAAATGCAGACTGTAcagaatgagaaaggaaagacagCAAAAGTCAGACCTCAAACTGCTCCCAGCTCCATCCGTACCCTAAAAAGCCCTGGGAAAGGCAAAGTATTGCCCAGCCCTTTGCCTAGCAAGCAAGCAATTCCCCAAGAAAGCATTACAAAGCTCCCCACAAGCTATTCAGGTCACAGGAGAGACGCATACTGTGAAGAAAACTGCCAAATGCATGCACAGCCAGGTCACTTTTCTGAGAGCATGGGACGTGCACTGTCATCTCAGAGAAATTCTGGTGAAGTAAGGAGTGAGTTGAGAAAGAAACCGACTGCAAAGCAACAACTTCTCAATACGCAGCCCTCTGAAAACAGTTCTAAAATTCAAGGCATCGGTAACATCAGACCCCCTAAGCAGACCCCTGTATTCCATGGTTCAGCTGCTCCCACTAAAGGCTTAAAAACATATTCGTGTACAAATCCAAAGAAAAACGGCAATGCTAATAACTATGTTCCTTGCAAAAAAATAACAGGggacaggaaaatgaaaacaaatggcaCAAAGCAAACATCAcgtaaatttaaatga
- the FAM217B gene encoding protein FAM217B isoform X2 yields the protein MKTTKERYSGGKSHLSTKGLKKQISHVRSSGRLGKNISNATEKTSHDTQDDNQPCIFYKERNQLGDHIQPSRTMSVCTSLHRVQGSKRSVSERKQSESVLHRIPPSMKGSSQGSFRRAKDVPMQHCYCSKNKQLENTHKEHVAEAGPCSSKWQEASVDQMLLDFESVRIIKEDAEDDSASDLSDSERIPVPPSPCTPPELILRAEEIDPVCLEHVLDTGFKESEYYYPDFLPPPFNSWDLKQLAIFVTVEGKTEFRPKPAGFLEKYIDRLLQLEWLQMQTVQNEKGKTAKVRPQTAPSSIRTLKSPGKGKVLPSPLPSKQAIPQESITKLPTSYSGHRRDAYCEENCQMHAQPGHFSESMGRALSSQRNSGEVRSELRKKPTAKQQLLNTQPSENSSKIQGIGNIRPPKQTPVFHGSAAPTKGLKTYSCTNPKKNGNANNYVPCKKITGDRKMKTNGTKQTSRKFK from the exons ATGAAAACCACAAAGGAACG TTACAGCGGTGGAAAAAGCCATCTGAGTACCAAAGGACTAAAGAAACAAATTTCTCATGTGAGATCTTCTGGAAGATTAGGCAAAAATATATCAAATGCCACTGAAAAG ACTTCCCATGACACTCAGGACGATAACCAACCATGTATTTTTTACAAGGAAAGAAACCAGCTGGGTGACCACATTCAGCCAAGCAG aACGATGAGCGTTTGCACCTCATTGCACAGAGTACAAGGATCAAAGAGGAGTgtctcagaaagaaaacaaagcgaATCTGTGCTGCACAGGATCCCTCCTAGCATGAAGGGCAGCTCACAAGGTAGCTTCAGGAGGGCAAAAGATGTCCCGATGCAACACTGTTATTGCAGTAAGAACAAACAGTTAGAAAACACTCATAAAGAACATGTTGCTGAAGCTGGTCCATGCTCTTCTAAATGGCAAGAAGCATCTGTAGATCAGATGCTTCTCGATTTTGAATCGGTACGAATTATTAAAGAAGATGCTGAAGATGATAGTGCCAGTGACCTTTCTGATTCAGAAAGGATTCCCGTTCCTCCATCTCCCTGCACACCACCAGAACTCATTCTCAGAGCTGAAGAAATTGATCCAGTTTGTTTGGAACATGTCCTTGATACAGGGTTTAAAGAATCAGAATATTATTACCCAGACTTCCTCCCACCCCCTTTCAACTCCTGGGATTTGAAGCAGCTGGCCATCTTTGTTACTGTAGAGGGTAAAACTGAATTTCGACCGAAGCCAGCAGGATTTCTTGAGAAATACATTGATCGTCTTTTGCAGCTGGAATGGCTGCAAATGCAGACTGTAcagaatgagaaaggaaagacagCAAAAGTCAGACCTCAAACTGCTCCCAGCTCCATCCGTACCCTAAAAAGCCCTGGGAAAGGCAAAGTATTGCCCAGCCCTTTGCCTAGCAAGCAAGCAATTCCCCAAGAAAGCATTACAAAGCTCCCCACAAGCTATTCAGGTCACAGGAGAGACGCATACTGTGAAGAAAACTGCCAAATGCATGCACAGCCAGGTCACTTTTCTGAGAGCATGGGACGTGCACTGTCATCTCAGAGAAATTCTGGTGAAGTAAGGAGTGAGTTGAGAAAGAAACCGACTGCAAAGCAACAACTTCTCAATACGCAGCCCTCTGAAAACAGTTCTAAAATTCAAGGCATCGGTAACATCAGACCCCCTAAGCAGACCCCTGTATTCCATGGTTCAGCTGCTCCCACTAAAGGCTTAAAAACATATTCGTGTACAAATCCAAAGAAAAACGGCAATGCTAATAACTATGTTCCTTGCAAAAAAATAACAGGggacaggaaaatgaaaacaaatggcaCAAAGCAAACATCAcgtaaatttaaatga
- the FAM217B gene encoding protein FAM217B isoform X3, with product MSVCTSLHRVQGSKRSVSERKQSESVLHRIPPSMKGSSQGSFRRAKDVPMQHCYCSKNKQLENTHKEHVAEAGPCSSKWQEASVDQMLLDFESVRIIKEDAEDDSASDLSDSERIPVPPSPCTPPELILRAEEIDPVCLEHVLDTGFKESEYYYPDFLPPPFNSWDLKQLAIFVTVEGKTEFRPKPAGFLEKYIDRLLQLEWLQMQTVQNEKGKTAKVRPQTAPSSIRTLKSPGKGKVLPSPLPSKQAIPQESITKLPTSYSGHRRDAYCEENCQMHAQPGHFSESMGRALSSQRNSGEVRSELRKKPTAKQQLLNTQPSENSSKIQGIGNIRPPKQTPVFHGSAAPTKGLKTYSCTNPKKNGNANNYVPCKKITGDRKMKTNGTKQTSRKFK from the coding sequence ATGAGCGTTTGCACCTCATTGCACAGAGTACAAGGATCAAAGAGGAGTgtctcagaaagaaaacaaagcgaATCTGTGCTGCACAGGATCCCTCCTAGCATGAAGGGCAGCTCACAAGGTAGCTTCAGGAGGGCAAAAGATGTCCCGATGCAACACTGTTATTGCAGTAAGAACAAACAGTTAGAAAACACTCATAAAGAACATGTTGCTGAAGCTGGTCCATGCTCTTCTAAATGGCAAGAAGCATCTGTAGATCAGATGCTTCTCGATTTTGAATCGGTACGAATTATTAAAGAAGATGCTGAAGATGATAGTGCCAGTGACCTTTCTGATTCAGAAAGGATTCCCGTTCCTCCATCTCCCTGCACACCACCAGAACTCATTCTCAGAGCTGAAGAAATTGATCCAGTTTGTTTGGAACATGTCCTTGATACAGGGTTTAAAGAATCAGAATATTATTACCCAGACTTCCTCCCACCCCCTTTCAACTCCTGGGATTTGAAGCAGCTGGCCATCTTTGTTACTGTAGAGGGTAAAACTGAATTTCGACCGAAGCCAGCAGGATTTCTTGAGAAATACATTGATCGTCTTTTGCAGCTGGAATGGCTGCAAATGCAGACTGTAcagaatgagaaaggaaagacagCAAAAGTCAGACCTCAAACTGCTCCCAGCTCCATCCGTACCCTAAAAAGCCCTGGGAAAGGCAAAGTATTGCCCAGCCCTTTGCCTAGCAAGCAAGCAATTCCCCAAGAAAGCATTACAAAGCTCCCCACAAGCTATTCAGGTCACAGGAGAGACGCATACTGTGAAGAAAACTGCCAAATGCATGCACAGCCAGGTCACTTTTCTGAGAGCATGGGACGTGCACTGTCATCTCAGAGAAATTCTGGTGAAGTAAGGAGTGAGTTGAGAAAGAAACCGACTGCAAAGCAACAACTTCTCAATACGCAGCCCTCTGAAAACAGTTCTAAAATTCAAGGCATCGGTAACATCAGACCCCCTAAGCAGACCCCTGTATTCCATGGTTCAGCTGCTCCCACTAAAGGCTTAAAAACATATTCGTGTACAAATCCAAAGAAAAACGGCAATGCTAATAACTATGTTCCTTGCAAAAAAATAACAGGggacaggaaaatgaaaacaaatggcaCAAAGCAAACATCAcgtaaatttaaatga